One window of the Rufibacter radiotolerans genome contains the following:
- a CDS encoding lipid-A-disaccharide synthase N-terminal domain-containing protein has protein sequence MNRSEIAIYCLGLLAQLLFSSRILVQWIQSERAGKVLSPTSFWTFSLLASILLMLYGVLRNDIVIMAGQMVSYFIYLRNLRFKNVWQSLPWWVRWPSLVFPVAATGWLLFGNVYSLGYIWEHSSISGALVAWGGVGQAVFTLRFVYQWYYSEKVQASVLPNGFWVISLVGSLMIILYAILRLDPVLFLGQAFGIVAYSRNLMLGMREQKASQVIAQ, from the coding sequence ATGAACAGGTCTGAGATAGCCATCTATTGCCTGGGGCTCCTGGCGCAGCTTCTGTTTTCCTCCAGAATTCTGGTGCAATGGATTCAGTCTGAACGGGCCGGGAAAGTACTTTCACCTACCTCGTTCTGGACCTTCAGTTTGCTTGCCTCTATCCTGTTGATGCTGTATGGCGTGTTAAGAAACGACATTGTGATCATGGCCGGGCAGATGGTTTCCTACTTTATTTACCTGCGGAACCTTAGGTTTAAGAATGTGTGGCAAAGCTTACCCTGGTGGGTACGGTGGCCCTCTCTTGTTTTTCCAGTGGCCGCCACTGGTTGGTTATTGTTTGGCAATGTCTATAGCCTGGGGTATATCTGGGAACACAGCAGTATTTCTGGCGCCTTGGTGGCCTGGGGTGGGGTAGGGCAGGCGGTGTTCACCCTCCGGTTTGTGTACCAATGGTATTACTCAGAAAAAGTCCAGGCCTCCGTTTTGCCTAACGGGTTCTGGGTCATCAGCCTGGTGGGCAGTCTGATGATCATCCTGTACGCTATTTTACGGCTAGACCCGGTGCTTTTTCTGGGGCAGGCCTTTGGCATAGTGGCCTACAGCCGGAATTTAATGCTGGGTATGCGCGAGCAGAAGGCCTCGCAAGTAATAGCCCAATAA